Proteins found in one Pseudomonas marvdashtae genomic segment:
- a CDS encoding putative urea ABC transporter substrate-binding protein — protein MFKLRLSALLLAALSALMSFSSVAAQKDHFSVCWTIYAGWMPWEYAGSQGIVDKWAKKYGIKIDVVQLNDYVESINQYTAGQFDGCTMTNMDALTIPAAGGVDSTALIISDFSNGNDGVVLKGESKKVADLKGMDVNLVELSVSHYLLARALDSVGLTEKDLKVVNTSDADISAAFNTDEVKAVTTWNPMLSDIKAQPGVSEVFNSSQIPGEIMDMMVVNTQTLQDNPALGKALTGAWFEVVALMNAKNAAAKAALEHMAKASGTDLKGFQAQLDTTKLFATPKEALTFATSEQLPATMGKVAEFSFQHGLLGEGAKDADAVGMAFANGVTRGDKANLKLRFDPTYVQLATDGKL, from the coding sequence ATGTTCAAGCTTCGTCTGTCCGCCCTGCTCCTCGCCGCGCTCTCGGCCCTCATGAGCTTCTCGTCCGTCGCAGCCCAGAAAGACCACTTCAGCGTCTGCTGGACCATTTACGCCGGCTGGATGCCCTGGGAATACGCCGGTAGCCAAGGCATCGTCGATAAATGGGCGAAAAAATACGGCATCAAGATCGATGTCGTGCAGCTCAACGACTACGTTGAATCCATCAACCAATACACCGCCGGTCAGTTCGACGGCTGCACCATGACCAACATGGACGCCCTGACCATTCCCGCCGCTGGCGGAGTGGACAGCACCGCGCTGATCATCAGTGATTTCTCCAATGGCAACGACGGCGTCGTCCTCAAGGGCGAAAGCAAGAAAGTCGCCGACCTCAAGGGCATGGACGTCAATCTGGTGGAACTGTCGGTGTCCCATTACCTGCTGGCCCGCGCCCTGGATTCGGTGGGCCTCACCGAGAAAGACCTGAAAGTCGTCAACACCTCCGATGCCGATATCTCCGCAGCCTTCAACACCGATGAGGTCAAGGCTGTCACCACCTGGAACCCCATGCTGTCGGACATCAAGGCCCAGCCCGGCGTCAGCGAGGTGTTCAACTCCAGTCAGATCCCCGGCGAGATCATGGACATGATGGTGGTCAACACCCAGACCCTTCAGGACAACCCGGCCTTGGGCAAGGCACTGACCGGTGCCTGGTTTGAAGTGGTCGCGCTGATGAACGCCAAGAACGCAGCCGCCAAGGCCGCACTGGAACACATGGCCAAGGCATCGGGCACTGACCTCAAAGGTTTCCAGGCGCAACTGGACACCACCAAGTTGTTCGCCACGCCCAAGGAAGCGCTCACCTTCGCCACCAGCGAACAACTGCCCGCCACCATGGGCAAGGTGGCCGAATTTTCGTTCCAGCACGGTTTGCTGGGTGAAGGCGCCAAGGATGCGGACGCGGTCGGCATGGCGTTCGCCAATGGCGTGACCCGTGGCGACAAGGCCAACCTGAAGCTGCGCTTCGATCCCACCTATGTACAGCTGGCCACCGACGGCAAGCTGTAG
- a CDS encoding ABC transporter permease, producing MRLINRHPDRPSRLLLVILPFALVLFAYFMGSAERLMDNPNDKLLPSAVQMSDAVKRLAFTADARSGDYLLWQDTASSLRRLAIGLGISAAAGLCLGIAAGTLPLFGAPLSPLLTVLSMVPPLAILPILFIVFGLGELSKVMLIVIGITPCLARDLEQRAREIPLELLIKAQTLGASTWTLMLRVVLPQLLPRLLISLRLMLGSAWLFLIAAEAIASTDGLGYRIFLVRRYLAMDVILPYVAWITLLAWLMDWGLKRLTRQAFPWYEGAKA from the coding sequence ATGCGCCTGATCAACCGCCACCCGGATCGTCCCAGCCGCTTGCTGTTGGTGATCCTGCCATTCGCGCTGGTGTTGTTCGCCTACTTCATGGGCTCGGCCGAACGGTTGATGGACAACCCCAACGACAAGCTGCTGCCCAGCGCCGTGCAAATGAGCGATGCGGTCAAACGACTGGCTTTCACCGCCGATGCCCGCAGCGGTGATTACCTGCTTTGGCAGGACACCGCTTCCAGCCTGCGCCGATTGGCGATTGGCCTGGGCATCAGTGCCGCCGCCGGGCTGTGCCTGGGCATCGCCGCCGGTACCCTGCCACTGTTCGGCGCACCGCTGTCGCCTTTGCTCACCGTGCTTTCGATGGTGCCGCCACTGGCCATCCTGCCGATTCTCTTCATCGTCTTCGGCTTGGGGGAGTTGTCGAAAGTGATGCTGATCGTGATCGGCATCACGCCGTGCCTGGCGCGCGACCTGGAACAGCGCGCCCGGGAGATTCCGCTGGAACTGCTGATCAAGGCGCAGACCCTCGGGGCTTCAACCTGGACCCTGATGCTGCGCGTGGTGCTGCCGCAATTGCTGCCGCGCCTGTTGATCTCCCTGCGGCTGATGCTGGGTTCGGCCTGGCTGTTTCTGATCGCCGCCGAAGCCATCGCCTCCACCGATGGGCTGGGCTATCGGATTTTCCTCGTGCGTCGGTACTTGGCGATGGATGTGATCTTGCCTTACGTGGCCTGGATCACTCTGCTCGCCTGGCTGATGGACTGGGGCCTCAAGCGTCTCACCCGCCAAGCGTTCCCCTGGTACGAGGGGGCGAAGGCATGA
- a CDS encoding ABC transporter ATP-binding protein — translation MSFIQVNNVWQQYADQVVLERLNLSVSEGEFCTLVGASGCGKSTFLRLLLGQERASRGQILLDGNPLAGEPDASRGVVFQRYSVFPHLTVLDNVALGLELPRSPLLGRLFGSAKRQAREEAAQLLDKVGLGHASEKYPAQLSGGMQQRLAIAQALIMKPRVLLLDEPFGALDPGIRKDMHELLLALWRETRLTVFMVTHDLSEGFSLGTRLLVFDKVRVDPHAPGAYGARITYDIPLNSDRRTARAAVDALPAELAGTLRIA, via the coding sequence ATGAGTTTCATCCAAGTCAACAACGTCTGGCAGCAGTATGCCGACCAAGTGGTGCTCGAACGATTGAACCTGAGCGTCTCCGAGGGCGAGTTCTGCACGCTGGTGGGCGCGTCGGGTTGCGGCAAGTCGACTTTCCTGCGGCTACTGCTAGGCCAGGAACGCGCCAGTCGCGGACAGATCCTGCTGGATGGCAACCCCTTGGCCGGCGAACCGGATGCCAGCCGGGGCGTGGTGTTCCAGCGCTACTCGGTGTTCCCGCACCTGACGGTGCTGGACAACGTCGCCCTGGGCCTGGAGCTGCCGCGCTCGCCGCTGCTGGGGCGTCTGTTCGGCAGCGCCAAACGCCAGGCTCGCGAAGAGGCCGCACAACTGCTGGACAAAGTCGGCCTGGGCCATGCGTCGGAAAAATACCCCGCGCAGCTTTCCGGCGGCATGCAACAGCGCCTGGCGATTGCCCAGGCACTGATCATGAAGCCCCGCGTCCTGTTGCTCGATGAACCCTTCGGCGCCCTCGACCCCGGCATCCGCAAAGACATGCATGAGCTGCTGCTGGCGCTGTGGCGCGAAACCCGGCTGACGGTGTTCATGGTCACTCACGACCTGTCCGAAGGTTTCAGCCTTGGCACGCGCCTGCTGGTGTTCGACAAGGTTCGCGTCGATCCACACGCCCCTGGCGCCTATGGCGCACGCATCACCTACGACATCCCATTGAACAGCGACCGCCGCACCGCCCGTGCCGCCGTCGACGCCCTGCCCGCCGAACTGGCTGGCACGTTGCGTATCGCTTGA
- a CDS encoding urea amidolyase associated protein UAAP1, whose translation MTDSIQLFAPFAEELLPGGGHRSFVLKRGQLLRLTDLRGGANVSLTMLNANEKTERLNLPDSLKCQHTAKLTAGHCLYSDMGRVLAAITADTCGWSDSLGGVLCAEEVAEKYGQGRYQELRNGFFRNGTDNLLVELGKWGLGLSDLLMTLNLFSRVNVDEAGHFHFVEGNSKAGDYIELYAPMDTLVVLTALQHPMDPNPQYAPQPLKLSWMNANPSVAEHCRHSRPENQRGFINTDRLFA comes from the coding sequence ATGACCGATTCGATCCAGCTGTTTGCGCCCTTCGCCGAAGAATTGCTGCCCGGTGGCGGTCACCGTTCGTTCGTGCTCAAGCGCGGCCAGTTGCTGCGCCTGACCGATCTGCGCGGCGGCGCCAATGTGAGCCTGACGATGCTCAATGCCAACGAGAAAACCGAACGCCTGAACCTGCCGGACAGCCTGAAATGCCAACACACCGCCAAGCTCACCGCCGGCCATTGCCTGTATTCGGACATGGGCCGGGTGCTGGCGGCGATCACCGCTGACACCTGCGGCTGGAGCGACAGCCTCGGCGGCGTGCTCTGCGCTGAGGAGGTCGCTGAAAAATACGGTCAGGGCCGCTATCAGGAACTGCGCAACGGCTTCTTTCGCAACGGCACCGACAACTTGCTGGTGGAACTGGGCAAATGGGGGCTGGGCCTGTCCGACCTGCTGATGACCCTCAACCTGTTCAGCCGGGTGAATGTCGACGAGGCTGGACATTTTCACTTCGTCGAAGGCAATTCCAAGGCCGGCGACTACATCGAGCTGTACGCACCGATGGACACGCTGGTGGTACTGACGGCGCTGCAACACCCGATGGACCCGAACCCGCAATACGCGCCGCAGCCGCTCAAGCTCAGCTGGATGAACGCCAACCCCAGCGTCGCCGAACACTGCCGTCATTCGCGCCCGGAAAACCAGCGCGGCTTCATCAATACCGATCGCCTGTTCGCCTGA
- a CDS encoding urea amidolyase associated protein UAAP2 produces the protein MSLAIATAHKQPDTAVYRATIPAGEPWLTEVKAGQTLRILDLEGNQAVDTLFYSLANPKERYDVQRTLRRQNSVYLSTGSVLYSNLGRPMLTIVEDTCGRHDTLGGACAQESNTVRYALEKRHMHSCRDNYLRACAHDGRLGKGDIGPNINFFMNVPVTVDGGLTFEDGISAPGKYVDLRAEMDVIVLISNCPQLNNPCNAYNPTPAELLIWN, from the coding sequence ATGTCACTTGCCATCGCCACCGCCCACAAGCAACCCGACACCGCCGTCTACCGCGCCACGATCCCCGCCGGGGAACCTTGGCTGACGGAGGTCAAGGCGGGCCAGACCCTGCGCATCCTCGACCTGGAGGGCAACCAGGCAGTCGATACGCTGTTCTACAGCCTGGCCAATCCCAAGGAACGCTATGACGTGCAGCGCACCCTGCGTCGGCAGAACAGCGTTTACCTGAGCACCGGCAGCGTACTGTATTCCAACCTCGGTCGGCCGATGCTGACCATCGTCGAAGACACCTGCGGTCGCCACGACACCCTAGGCGGCGCCTGCGCCCAGGAAAGCAACACCGTGCGCTACGCCCTGGAAAAACGCCACATGCACAGCTGCCGCGACAACTACCTGCGGGCCTGCGCCCATGATGGCCGGCTGGGCAAAGGCGACATCGGGCCGAACATCAATTTCTTCATGAACGTGCCGGTCACCGTCGACGGTGGCCTGACGTTCGAAGACGGGATCTCGGCCCCGGGCAAATACGTCGACCTGCGGGCCGAAATGGACGTGATCGTGTTGATCTCCAATTGCCCGCAACTGAATAACCCGTGCAACGCCTACAACCCCACCCCTGCGGAGCTGCTGATATGGAACTGA
- the uca gene encoding urea carboxylase yields MFEKILIANRGAIACRILRTLRELKVEGVAVYSQADAASLHILQADQAHCLGEGAAAGTYLAVDKLLAIAKSSGATAIHPGYGFLSENAAFAEACEAADIAFIGPTPEQLRVFGLKHTARDLARQHGVPLLEGTELLDSLDDALLAGTRVGYPVMLKSTAGGGGIGMRVCRSAAELSESFEAVKRLGQNNFSDAGVFIEKYIERARHLEVQVFGDGQGQVIALGVRDCSVQRRNQKVIEETPAPNLPEGMADALCAAAIKLAQAVNYRSAGTVEFVFDSDAGRFYFLEVNTRLQVEHGVTEQVWGIDLVRWMVQLAAGDLPPLNELSQGLKAEGHAIQARVYAEDPGRDFQPSPGLLTAVQFPEADGKHLRIDTWVEAGCQIPPYFDPMIAKVIRWAPTREQARLGLHQALAQSLLYGVETNRVYLQQILLDAPFASGQPWTRCLEELVYRANTVEVLSPGTQTSVQDYPGRLGYWAVGVPPSGPMDSRSLRQGNRLLGNDEGAAALEITMSGPLLRFNCDARVAVTGAPIALSLDGDTVPMNTPLSIKAGATLSIGTISGAGARSYLCLQGGVQVPDYLGSKSTFTLGQFGGHGGRALCTGDVLHLAALDPHAVLPDQHQPTLALPDVRQIRVIYGPHGAPEYFTERYMQTFFDTHWEVHFNSSRTGVRLIGPKPEWVRADGGEAGLHPSNIHDNPYAIGAVDFTGDMPVILGPDGPSLGGFVCPVTVIEADLWQLGQLKAGDKVRFVPVDLSTARSLATRPTGSVDTQTLISPVVLNIGQDDTRLVARLSGDTHLLLEIGAPELDLVLRFRAHALMQALEQKQLHGVIDLTPGIRSLQVHYQPEQLPLAELLAIVAGEWDAVCAAQDLQVPSRIVHLPLSWDDPACQLAIEKYMTTVRKDAPWCPSNLEFIRRINDLPNLDEVQRTVFDASYLVMGLGDVYLGAPVATPLDPRHRLVTTKYNPARTWTAENSVGIGGAYMCVYGMEGPGGYQFVGRTLQMWNRYRDVAAFDGKPWLLRFFDQIRFYPVSADELLRIRRDFPLGRFDLNIEHSQLNLADYQRFLAAEADSIAAFRQQQQGAFNAERERWIASGQAHFDSEEPAIAPSEDSPLSARQLSVDSHIAGNLWQVQVEVGTHVAAGDVLVILESMKMEIPLLAPVAGVVREVRVQPGSAVRAGQRVVVLERD; encoded by the coding sequence ATGTTCGAAAAAATCCTCATTGCCAACCGTGGCGCCATCGCCTGCCGCATCCTGCGGACTTTGCGCGAGCTGAAGGTCGAAGGTGTCGCGGTGTATTCCCAGGCCGATGCCGCCAGCCTGCACATTCTGCAAGCCGATCAAGCGCACTGCCTGGGCGAAGGCGCGGCGGCTGGCACCTACTTGGCGGTGGACAAGCTCTTGGCGATTGCCAAAAGCAGCGGCGCGACGGCGATTCATCCCGGCTATGGTTTTCTCTCGGAAAACGCCGCCTTCGCCGAGGCCTGCGAGGCCGCCGACATTGCCTTCATCGGCCCAACGCCAGAGCAGCTGCGGGTGTTCGGTCTCAAGCACACCGCACGTGACCTGGCCCGGCAACACGGCGTGCCGCTGCTCGAAGGCACCGAACTACTCGACAGCCTCGACGATGCGTTGCTGGCCGGCACTCGGGTCGGCTACCCGGTGATGCTCAAGAGCACGGCGGGCGGTGGCGGCATCGGCATGCGCGTGTGTCGCAGCGCCGCCGAATTGAGTGAGTCGTTTGAGGCGGTCAAGCGCCTCGGGCAGAACAACTTCAGCGATGCCGGCGTGTTCATCGAGAAATACATCGAACGCGCGCGGCACCTGGAGGTGCAGGTGTTCGGCGACGGCCAGGGCCAAGTGATCGCGCTCGGCGTGCGCGATTGCTCGGTGCAACGGCGCAACCAGAAAGTCATTGAAGAGACCCCGGCACCGAACCTGCCCGAGGGCATGGCCGATGCGCTCTGCGCGGCGGCGATCAAACTGGCCCAGGCTGTGAACTACCGCAGCGCCGGCACCGTGGAATTCGTGTTCGACAGCGACGCCGGGCGCTTTTATTTCCTGGAGGTGAACACTCGCCTGCAAGTGGAGCACGGCGTCACCGAACAAGTATGGGGCATCGACCTGGTGCGCTGGATGGTGCAACTGGCCGCCGGTGACCTGCCGCCGCTGAATGAGCTGAGCCAGGGTTTGAAAGCCGAGGGCCATGCGATTCAAGCGCGCGTATACGCCGAGGATCCGGGCCGGGATTTCCAGCCGAGCCCAGGCTTGCTGACCGCCGTGCAATTTCCCGAAGCCGACGGCAAGCATCTGCGCATCGACACTTGGGTCGAGGCCGGATGCCAGATCCCACCGTACTTTGATCCGATGATCGCCAAGGTCATCCGTTGGGCGCCGACCCGCGAGCAAGCCCGCCTGGGCTTGCACCAGGCGCTGGCTCAAAGCTTGTTGTATGGCGTGGAAACCAACCGCGTCTATTTGCAACAGATCCTGCTCGATGCGCCCTTCGCCAGCGGCCAGCCATGGACGCGGTGCCTGGAAGAGCTGGTCTATCGCGCCAACACCGTCGAGGTGCTCAGCCCCGGCACCCAGACCAGTGTGCAGGACTACCCCGGCCGCCTCGGTTATTGGGCGGTGGGCGTTCCCCCGTCGGGGCCGATGGACAGCCGCTCGCTGCGCCAAGGCAATCGCCTGCTGGGCAACGATGAAGGCGCCGCGGCGCTGGAAATCACCATGAGCGGGCCGCTGCTGCGCTTCAACTGCGACGCTCGAGTGGCCGTGACCGGCGCGCCGATTGCGCTGAGCCTCGATGGCGATACCGTTCCAATGAACACGCCGCTGTCGATCAAGGCCGGTGCCACCCTCTCCATCGGCACGATATCCGGCGCCGGCGCGCGCAGTTACCTGTGCCTGCAGGGCGGCGTGCAAGTGCCGGATTACCTGGGCAGCAAAAGCACCTTCACCCTCGGCCAGTTCGGCGGCCACGGCGGGCGGGCGCTGTGCACCGGTGACGTGTTGCACCTGGCAGCGCTGGATCCGCACGCGGTACTGCCGGACCAGCACCAACCGACCCTGGCGCTGCCTGACGTGCGGCAGATTCGGGTGATTTATGGCCCCCATGGCGCGCCGGAATATTTCACCGAGCGCTACATGCAGACCTTTTTCGACACGCACTGGGAAGTGCATTTCAACTCCAGCCGCACCGGCGTGCGACTGATCGGCCCCAAGCCTGAATGGGTGCGTGCCGACGGCGGCGAAGCGGGGTTGCATCCTTCCAACATCCATGACAATCCCTACGCCATCGGCGCGGTGGATTTTACCGGCGACATGCCCGTCATCCTTGGCCCCGACGGCCCGAGCCTGGGCGGATTCGTCTGCCCGGTGACGGTGATCGAAGCAGATCTCTGGCAACTGGGGCAACTCAAGGCCGGGGACAAGGTGCGCTTTGTGCCGGTGGATTTATCGACCGCACGATCACTGGCCACGCGACCCACAGGTTCTGTGGATACCCAAACACTGATCTCGCCTGTCGTGCTGAACATCGGCCAGGACGACACCCGACTGGTCGCTCGCCTCTCGGGCGACACCCACCTGCTGCTGGAAATCGGCGCCCCCGAGCTGGACCTGGTGCTGCGCTTTCGAGCCCACGCCCTGATGCAGGCGCTGGAGCAAAAACAGCTGCACGGCGTGATCGACCTGACGCCGGGCATTCGCTCGCTGCAAGTGCACTACCAACCCGAGCAATTGCCCCTGGCCGAGTTGCTGGCGATCGTCGCTGGCGAATGGGATGCGGTGTGTGCCGCGCAAGACCTGCAAGTGCCGTCACGCATCGTCCATCTGCCGCTGTCCTGGGACGATCCGGCCTGCCAGCTGGCCATCGAAAAATACATGACCACGGTGCGCAAGGACGCCCCCTGGTGCCCCAGCAACCTGGAGTTCATCCGTCGCATCAACGACCTGCCCAACCTCGACGAAGTGCAGCGCACGGTGTTCGACGCCAGTTACCTGGTGATGGGCCTGGGTGATGTCTACCTCGGCGCGCCAGTTGCCACGCCGCTGGACCCTCGGCATCGGCTGGTGACCACCAAATACAACCCGGCCCGCACCTGGACCGCCGAGAACTCGGTGGGCATCGGCGGTGCCTATATGTGCGTGTACGGCATGGAAGGCCCAGGCGGTTATCAGTTTGTCGGGCGCACCCTGCAGATGTGGAACCGTTATCGGGACGTCGCCGCGTTCGACGGCAAACCCTGGCTGTTGCGATTCTTCGACCAGATCCGTTTTTACCCGGTCAGTGCCGATGAATTGTTGCGCATCCGCCGTGATTTCCCCCTGGGCCGCTTCGACCTGAACATCGAACACAGCCAGCTCAACCTCGCTGATTATCAGCGCTTCCTGGCAGCGGAAGCGGACAGCATCGCCGCGTTCCGCCAGCAGCAACAAGGCGCCTTCAATGCCGAGCGCGAGCGCTGGATCGCCAGCGGCCAGGCGCACTTCGACAGTGAAGAACCGGCCATCGCGCCGAGCGAAGATTCGCCGCTGAGCGCGCGGCAATTGAGCGTCGACAGCCACATCGCCGGCAATCTCTGGCAGGTCCAGGTGGAGGTGGGGACGCACGTCGCCGCCGGGGACGTACTGGTGATTCTGGAGTCGATGAAAATGGAAATCCCGCTGCTCGCGCCTGTGGCCGGGGTGGTGCGCGAGGTACGCGTCCAGCCAGGTTCGGCGGTGCGCGCCGGGCAACGCGTGGTGGTGCTGGAACGTGACTGA
- the atzF gene encoding allophanate hydrolase, with translation MNLSLRLDDLRNIYRSGELTPRRLLQALREKAAALNPDYHVFIHLLSLEELEPYLAGLESRDLESLPLYGVPFAIKDNIDLAGIPTTAACPAFAYVPQRSATIVEQLLALGAIPLGKTNLDQFATGLNGTRTPYGACRNSVLPDYPSGGSSAGSPLAVALGVASFALGTDTAGSGRVPAALNNLVGLKATKGLISTAGVVPACRTLDCVTTFTATAREASQLLALTARLDARDEYSRSNPQWNDGSAFGAPRRFRFGVPRRQDLEFFGCDEGPKLFSDAIERLERIGGEAVELDLSPFLEAARLLYEGPWVAERYSVAGELMEREPDAVLPVIRAVLAKAPTVNGVQTFRAQYRLQALKAQCDRVMDALDCVLTPTIGRPVTLAELAAEPVLRNSELGYYTNFMNLLDYAAVAVPSAFMANGLPWGVTLFGRAFTDQYLLGVADALQRQHDPDLPAPANLARHDRARLVVCGAHLDGLALNWQLKQRGARLVEATHSSSDYRLYALAGGPPLRPGMLRVSDGGVAIEVEVWELPSHELGSFLTGIPAPLGLGKVQLADGRWESGFICEPYGLDGAQDISHLGGWRSYLRSL, from the coding sequence ATGAACCTCTCTCTTCGCCTGGACGACCTGCGCAACATTTACCGCAGCGGTGAACTGACGCCGCGCCGATTGCTGCAGGCGCTGCGGGAAAAAGCCGCTGCCCTCAACCCCGACTATCACGTGTTTATTCATTTGCTGTCGCTTGAAGAACTGGAGCCTTACCTGGCCGGTCTGGAAAGCCGCGACCTGGAAAGCCTGCCGCTGTATGGCGTGCCGTTCGCCATCAAGGACAACATCGACCTGGCCGGCATTCCGACGACCGCCGCGTGCCCGGCATTCGCCTACGTGCCGCAACGTTCGGCGACCATTGTCGAGCAGCTCCTGGCGCTGGGCGCGATCCCCCTGGGCAAGACCAACCTCGACCAGTTCGCCACCGGCCTCAACGGTACCCGCACGCCCTACGGCGCTTGCCGCAACAGCGTATTGCCCGATTATCCGTCGGGCGGTTCGAGTGCCGGCTCGCCGCTGGCGGTGGCCCTCGGCGTGGCGAGCTTTGCCTTGGGCACCGATACCGCGGGGTCAGGCCGGGTGCCGGCGGCGCTGAACAATCTGGTAGGTTTGAAAGCCACCAAAGGCCTGATCTCCACCGCTGGCGTGGTGCCGGCTTGCCGTACGTTGGACTGCGTGACGACATTCACCGCCACGGCACGCGAAGCCAGCCAACTGTTGGCGCTGACCGCCCGCCTCGACGCACGCGATGAATACAGTCGCAGCAACCCACAGTGGAACGACGGCTCGGCGTTCGGTGCGCCACGACGCTTTCGCTTTGGCGTGCCTCGTCGACAAGACCTCGAATTTTTCGGCTGCGACGAAGGCCCAAAGTTGTTCAGCGACGCCATCGAGCGACTCGAACGCATCGGCGGCGAGGCGGTCGAGCTGGACTTGTCGCCCTTTCTGGAGGCCGCTCGCCTGCTGTATGAAGGGCCGTGGGTAGCAGAGCGCTACAGCGTTGCCGGGGAATTGATGGAGCGCGAACCTGACGCGGTATTGCCGGTGATCCGCGCTGTATTGGCGAAAGCGCCTACGGTGAATGGCGTACAAACCTTCCGCGCCCAGTACCGTTTGCAGGCACTCAAAGCGCAATGCGACCGTGTGATGGACGCGCTTGATTGTGTGCTGACGCCGACCATCGGGCGTCCGGTGACCCTCGCCGAACTGGCCGCCGAGCCGGTCCTGCGCAATTCGGAACTGGGTTATTACACCAACTTCATGAACCTGCTGGACTACGCCGCCGTCGCCGTTCCCAGTGCGTTCATGGCCAACGGTCTGCCCTGGGGCGTGACGCTGTTCGGCCGCGCCTTCACCGATCAATACCTGCTGGGCGTCGCCGATGCCTTGCAACGCCAGCACGACCCGGACCTGCCAGCCCCTGCCAACCTGGCGCGCCACGACCGGGCCCGCCTGGTGGTGTGCGGCGCACATCTGGATGGGCTGGCATTGAACTGGCAGCTCAAGCAACGCGGCGCGCGTTTGGTCGAAGCCACCCACAGCTCATCGGACTATCGCCTCTATGCGTTGGCCGGTGGACCACCATTGCGCCCGGGCATGCTGCGGGTCAGCGATGGCGGCGTCGCGATTGAAGTGGAGGTCTGGGAACTGCCGAGCCATGAGTTGGGCTCGTTCTTGACCGGCATCCCCGCGCCACTGGGGCTAGGCAAGGTTCAACTGGCCGACGGTCGCTGGGAAAGCGGGTTCATCTGCGAACCCTATGGCCTGGACGGCGCACAGGACATCAGTCATTTGGGCGGATGGCGGAGTTACCTGCGTAGCCTGTAA
- a CDS encoding cysteine-rich CWC family protein, whose translation MNKPDLCPACGAANDCTLANPKTADRACWCYGVSIDPAVLEALPAQLRDKSCLCPQCARVDDQLRAKPQPIT comes from the coding sequence ATGAATAAACCTGACCTCTGCCCCGCCTGCGGCGCCGCCAACGACTGCACCCTGGCCAACCCGAAAACCGCCGACCGCGCCTGCTGGTGCTATGGCGTGAGTATCGACCCGGCTGTGCTCGAGGCCCTGCCGGCGCAATTGCGCGATAAATCCTGCCTTTGCCCGCAATGCGCGCGAGTGGACGACCAGTTGCGCGCCAAGCCCCAACCGATCACGTAA
- a CDS encoding pseudouridine synthase, giving the protein MRVDRFLSNLPRFNRQQVRLLLVERRVRIDGQTVNDPRAQVREFSHVEVDGEVLQAGRMARYFMLHKPQGCVSATRDPQHRTVLDLLDEPDKDDLHIAGRLDFNSTGLMLITNDGSWSRRLTQPQTKLPKVYYVETEQTITAEYAATFAQGLYFAFEDLTTQPAELTLLGPTSARLSIVEGRYHQVKRMFGHFNNKVLRLHRERMGPLVLDLDLEPGRYRALSPDEIRLI; this is encoded by the coding sequence ATGCGCGTTGACCGTTTCCTCAGTAATCTGCCGCGTTTCAATCGCCAACAGGTCCGACTGCTATTGGTGGAACGTCGAGTGCGGATCGATGGCCAGACCGTCAACGATCCACGCGCGCAGGTGCGCGAATTCAGCCACGTCGAAGTAGACGGTGAGGTGTTGCAGGCAGGCCGAATGGCCCGGTACTTCATGCTGCACAAACCGCAAGGCTGCGTCAGTGCCACGCGCGACCCGCAGCATCGCACCGTGCTCGACTTGCTCGACGAACCGGACAAGGACGACCTGCACATTGCCGGCCGCCTGGATTTCAACAGCACCGGACTGATGTTGATCACCAACGACGGCAGCTGGTCGCGGCGCCTGACCCAGCCGCAGACCAAGCTGCCCAAGGTCTACTACGTCGAGACCGAACAGACCATTACCGCCGAATACGCCGCCACGTTCGCCCAAGGCCTGTACTTCGCTTTCGAAGACCTCACCACCCAACCGGCGGAGCTGACGTTGCTCGGGCCGACTTCGGCGCGATTGAGCATCGTTGAAGGACGCTATCACCAGGTCAAGCGCATGTTCGGGCACTTCAATAACAAGGTGTTGCGCCTGCACCGCGAGCGCATGGGGCCGCTGGTGCTGGACCTCGATCTGGAACCGGGCCGATACCGCGCCCTGAGCCCAGATGAAATCCGCCTGATCTGA